In Miscanthus floridulus cultivar M001 chromosome 19, ASM1932011v1, whole genome shotgun sequence, the DNA window CTGTCTTCCCTTTGTTTGCAGGACGAAGACGATGACGAGTGATGGAGCTTGCTTTGTCCAACAATGGAGCTGCGACAGAAGGCCCCGTGGCGAAAAACTATAAGGAGCCTATATCCATGTACTAGAATTATTCAGTTTCACTTCACATCGTGATGTTTTTACTTTTGTCGTGCTATAACGGATAGCGCTCCTTGTTGGCGCCACCGGCAGGTGGTTTTGCTTCTGGTCTTGTGTGTGGCCACACTGGACCAGCAGAGACGCCTGCTTGTACCTAGATTACTGTTTCCATTGTCGTCATCGGCTAACATTGTGATAATATCAGTTTGGGTAATGTTAGATTAAGTAATCATTGTGTTCCATATCCCTTTTTTGTGTTACATTGTTGCTCTGGGCTTTGCTATTGGGATCTGTTTCTTTGCATTGCCTGTGCCTGACGTGTAACTGCAGATTGCCGTTTGGGTGATACATGAACTCCATTAGTTGGTTGAGGCACACACGGTCACAGTGTAGTTTGAATGTTTGTGAAGGAATGGAATGGAGCTGGGCAAAATAATTGGCGTGCTGTTGACATTCGGGCTGTGGTGGTTGGTTGGCGTCCTTGCCCTATTTGGAAAATTCGACTGGGTTGCCTTTGCTTTGGTAGTTTGGTTGACCTTTTTCGTGGTTCTGTGGTTCGTTAGTCTATGCTGTGGTGGTCGAATATGCATAAGTTTGATGTGAGCTGACGGTGGGCATGGTAAGGTTCGAAGATGCATGTGTAGGTTTTTATTGTGGTTTGATTGGATGATTGCGCCTGGTAGACTCTGTAAACTAACAAATCATGCTGTGTAGTAGAAGAACGTTCGTTTCATAGGTGAAAGGAGCATTTGGTTCCGTTGATGTTCATCATGGTAAATGGTAGCAGAGGCTGAGGGGCGTGTTTTGATTGGGCTGCTAAGGAACAGTGTCTTGTAACGAATTAGCGATCGATACTTTTCAGCCAAACGAATAGGGTTTAGTCACCTTTTATCTAAACACTATGACTAAATGAGACTAAAAGTGTATTTAGTTAATTAGTCAAGAGGGATTGTTAAATGGGACTAAAGTCCAGCCTCACCTTTTAGTCACTTTGGATATAAACACCCTGACTAAGCGGGTGTTTTATTCctactcctaaattttagtcaccgttctatcggatgtttgacacatacatggagtattaaatatagactaattatgaaattaattacatagtttgtgaTTAATTTGTTAGACGaatttttttaagtctaattagtccatgatttgataatgtggtgctacaataaacatgtgctgatgacgggttaattaggtttaaaatttttgttttgtgaagtactgatggattatgtaatttatttttttattagtatctgaacaccctATACGACACataccttctaaattttagtcactgaatccaaacaccccctaaaaggGACTAAAACActcttttagtccaccaaaataaaTAGGAGTGGCTAAAGTTTCGCAAGTGGTTTAGCTGTCTAAATCTTAGGGGCTTCAATCTAAACAGAGCCTAAGCAGTgattaagcaactcaagtttcaagtctcaattttttttaaaaaaaaatgctcGTCGTTCATGGTGGACGCGTACTACTTGAGATAGGCAATGGGAGTGGAAAATTTTGAGCTGTGGGGACGGCAGCAGGGACCATTTGCAGTCGTATGTGTCCGTTGAGGTTCTAGGCAATGTGCTCCTAGGGTAGTGATAGTGACTGACTAGGGAGGGCCAGGCACAGTGGGACGTCCTCTGCTGTCCTCCTGCCCAGTTTACAGCAGCTGAGCCATGAGAGAGAGCAGGCAGTACTCATCAACGGTCGACTCAGGACtccctcctttttctttttcttgttatcCTAACGAACAAGTACGAGGAAAATGGAGGTGCTTTATTTCATCGACTGATGGTCTGGACGAGGAGTGAAAACGGTTGTACACATTCTATCGATAGATGGGGGAGAAAAGAAGAGAGGCGCAGAGTGGTTTTGTTCAAAGCATTGCGTGATAGGCGTACTGCCAGGAGCAATGGAAGGTGTACTCCCTCCTCCCAAAAAAATTGCAGCTTTAGATTTGAACAAAATCATCTTATATTTAAGTCTAGTCCCTCTCTTGTATTGGCTTCAACTTCTTTGCTTTTTCAGCACTGCGGCTTCTTCACCGGCTTCCGGTTCGTTTGGGTGGAAGATAGCTCAATAAATAATGACGCCCTTACAAACAAAGCTGGCCCTCCGTAGCATAGTGGTAGTGCGTTCGCTTCGTAATCGAATTCTGTCCTTGTTTTCCCAGGGCCATGACGACAACGACATGTGACTAGACCAATTCATTTCCTGCTCTCATGTAGTACTAGTAATTGTATCCTCCGCTTCATGCTCATCAACGTACGCAAGGCTTGAAGGTTGGCGCTCAACCTCCGCAGTCCGCACGACACCATCCTGCAACTTTGCCTCTCGATCTTGTTAACCCTTTCAGCAATCCTCTGCCGTTCGTATTGCAGACGAtgagccgccgccaccaccaccaccacaagccACCGTCCAACCCGATCACCACCACCAACCGTCTCCAtcccaccggcaccggcaccagcACCGCCACCGCGGAAGAAGAGCCGATGATGATTCACAGCCACAGGGACGACGACAGAATGCGTCCCATCGCCCACCTCCAGCCGAACGTCATCGCTCGTCTCATGGGCATCGACGATGACGCCGTCGTGCCGACTCCCCCGCCGCCAAAGCCTGTCGCAAGCGCCGTCCAGTTCCAAGCGCGACGACGACAGGCCAACAGGTGGAAGTGGAGCCTGCAGCTGCTGCCGCACTACTCGTACCGCGGCGGGAACGACGATGCAGAGTACCATCGCGGTTCCAGTTCCAGTTCCAGGATTTGCCTCCACAAGATGATGGTAGTGCCCCGATCCCGGAGCAGGCCGTCGCGCCTGCGCCGGCGGCGTCATCCCCAGGCGTGGCAAGCGTCCAGGGCGCCGGCGCTGGAGACAAGTGACGCTACTAGGCCGTCGGACTCGGACGGCGGCAGGTCCCTTGTTCAGGCGATCGCACAGGAGAACCTGCGCAAGCAGAAGATGGACAGGTATGGTTTCGGTTCGGAACAAAGCAAGGTGACGCAGCAGGACGAGCTTCCactgatcaagaacaagaagaatgCCGTGCCACAAGGTGACACGTCAGAGCATGCAGAAGCTGCTTCTGAACCAGCAGCAATGCCTGACGACAGAGATCTGGACGCGCGCAGGGATggacatggccatggccacggccacggcgcgCCTGCTGCTCAAGCTCAGGAGCTGCCGTCACACAGGCATGTTATAGTAAGCCCAGGATAGTGTTTCTTTTCTTAGGAAGTAGATCAGTGCGCGATCTTCACGGCACGACCCAGGGCGCTGGGATGGCAGTGGTCGATCACGAGCGTGCCCTGATTTTCTCGGTCCTTAGTGACCATGTAAAGATGCATGTATTTCCTTTACATAGAGATAGAAAGCAACTGAAAACGTTGCcgcttgttgacaccgttttttgcacgtgtcaaaataatcggagtggactaatcggtaaggggaaaagttattgaatactttgatagccgatgaaagccagcttgtatagatggttgccgatagttggtggtggtcgatggaaagatTGACTTGGACtcaggcgttgccgataaggttggaggtgtttttgtcgatgccgatgaagggaggcttgaagactactgccgatgaagggaggcttgaagactactgccgatgaagggaggcttgaagactactgccgatgaaatagggagtatgccgatgggaaggaggacggtgagatttccatcgtaattgaggcggacagggaaatagataggagttgatttccttttctatattagttagagtatgattcgtgtaagagtcacgtgtttccttagatatgggattggtgtcctagttgtgttcggttgtgtctctttagatcagggtataaatatggagtgaggggcaatgtaaaaatatatatcaatcaatatcaaaaccaatttttactcctgtttgcatctacttacttttcggcgacttcgtcaatttgcatattttctttctttttacgagttctcattgattcgacgagctgcatcgtttcagtacgaccttcgacgattctcgagttccgcgtgaacacctcttggccgtgacttccgggcgtatcgctgttgtcaggaccaaagtgttcgtatcttcatccttgtcgattagcaggtcaaatcgactggcacgctttggatatcgattcgggtattagccctttgtgtttgcagatccacttttgcatcaacacatcttttggcacgctcggtgggacaaattaatcaatatgttcaatttcgAGATCGAttcggggaacattatcgcggtatcagaagaagatctcaaggaagaacagaggcaggccatggaaaaggctgtagaagaatacaagcagctttgtctgagatcatttagcttgaacaagagtggacaagtcatccagaagcaagatttgccgttgcctcggcaggttacctttgactccaatcctggtaaacttcaagagatggttaattctgcagtaaatcatgctttgattaatcattccaatgtgctgtccaatactgttcataatgctgtggttcgaactctcaaagaaggacaagtggcaccacattacgttgggcctgcctatcatcaaccagagccagcatctgtcaaaactccatcggctccttcggccgttgtgggtacagaagttacctcccctccagtattggcaggctcacctaatattcaatctacaccgatacaatcagatcaggtactaccaggagggcgagttcagcttaatacagatctatcggcatcagctatgtcaggccctgtgtctcagaatagccagattcctattaattggtggggatatggcatgcctccggagtcatctgcttttaaTCCTAGATTGCCTCAagggtttgatgcagtaggaaaagcgcctataccatcggccgtttcgccgatggctcaagtgcctcaatatgccgcaactacttctgtgcaaccaacttcaggaggtttccagatgcctatggttcaaacattcaattcaagtccatcggcgagcttactgccgatgcagcagaaagcccctgctatgagtcaaactggggttcagttcatgcctcaaaccggttttaattatccaacaatatcagcaaattaccagccatcggtaagttttgtgccgatgagttctaataatgattggtcaggacagttacctgttcaacatacagttcagcgaaatcagcaggttgcagggattcaacaaggtcatatgcaagctggtttccagaatcaagcatcggcagcccagccgatgaatcctttccaacaggctaatggaccacaagtaacggcaaatatgccgattgctggagatcgtgggccacaaagatatgtggagggatgtcagcaggcacctgtagaaattcaaccggttcgtcagcaggaggctgatgctttttgggccgataagatagcagaaattatgaaggatcagtttgggataaagcccaaggtcaatacttattcttatcggactccataccctcctgcatacgatttaattcctctcccaaatcggtacaaggtaccggatttcactaaattctctgggcaagatgatacatcaacaatggaacatgtcaatcgcttcattattcaatgtggagaagcagctaacagagatgaattaagagttcgattattttcatcatctttgtctggatcagcatttacatggttcatttcattaccaccaaattctattattacttgggttgatctagaaaaacaattccacaagtatttctttgctggaatccatgaaaagaagcttaccgatttagtaaaattgagacaatgtaatgatgaatcggtagagagctttgtacaaaggttacgagatgtaaaaaataagtgctacagcctggtgctggatgatcggcagcttgccgatttggctttccaggggttattgccacatcttaaggacagatatgcttctcaggagtttgaaagcctcagtcatcttgtgcaaaggatctctgatcaggacactagggtttttgaacctaaaaagaactggagtaaaaaggtatcatttgttgaagaggtaggagattctgattctgatgaagaaccagttatcggcttagctgagtgggttaagaataaaaagccaatatcatgtccctttggtcaaaaagagccagagaagtttacctttgatatcaccaaggccgataaaatatttgatcttttgcttcaagagggtcaaattaagctgtcacctaatcatgtgatcccatcggcagaagagttgaagaagatcttgtactgcaaatggcacaatgcaacttcacacagtacaaatgagtgcaaggtattcaggcaacagttacaatcggctattgaatctgggaggattaagtttggtacttccaaagcccagaagccgatgaaaattgatcaacacccttttccagcaaatatgttggatgccaaaggaaagaccaaggttttgacgtcagaggctgctgagaaaaacgcgtcagtggacccccaacatcggataactaccgatgatgcaaaaagtaagggtttgctaggagaaagcagtagttccaaaaatcctcctcgatctggcattgtgattactcatcggaggcagcaggagggttggcgtcaacgtaatgaccgatatcgacaacagcaagaagtgagacgtcgggaggaatggaatcgacataaagatcattggagatgtccgtttttcatccattgctgggaagaaggtattaaattgccaactgttgaaaattgccctgagtgtaatggttattacggagtcaatcgctcagaaaggaggtttcaacttggtaatcagggttcgtctgtcaatgagccgatcagaggcagagcatcagtgcatgatcggctggggggcagacttagtgtacatgagaggcttggtaaacgcgctggatattttccaaggaatcaagaggagcttgaggagatggcaaacgcaagagttcccaatgaggaaatattctacagggaccctaatatacgtcgtgtagaatcaactaggacttgttatcagccggtttggaaaaccaagtttcctcgatggtgcccagagggtctgacaaagacgcagaggaggaggatgcaacgtgagcgtcaggaggatttataccaagaagaaaattcctccaatgaaaagcctggtcgtcagcagtggcaggtaaaacacaaaaataagggtccatcggcagatgttaatatggtattcatgttgccgatggagtttttggcactatctgataatgaggaagaagttgttctctctgatcaagtagctcagttaacattagatccaatgatggctgtttttgagaaacctaccgatgacgaaagacagcatcttaaggctctatttgtgaagggcagagttgatggacagcctgtgtctaaggtacttattgatggaggggctgcgattaatattatgccttatgtgatgtatcggaaacttggtaagggggatcaagacttgaccaaaaccgatatgatgttgaaagattttgaaggcaatgtgacaccggctaaaggggcagtgtgcgtggaattgaccatcggcagcaaaaccttgccaacgacgttctttgttatcaacggcaaaggtgcatataatctgcttctagggagggattggattcatgctaattgttgtgttccttctacaatgcatcaatgcctcgtacagtggattggggataagattgaggtagtccctggtgattcttcttatatcatcgcatcggcagaatcagatgcttatgagcgaactaaatgcatatcaggagaagcttgggaaaaagagttccttagagttgctgattatgaaattccaccgatccaagcagtcggttctgaagaggagttttaatggataggtttgccgatgatggaaaattaggtcaagggttcacatcggcagatgatttggtagaagtagatattggtgatggtgataggtcaagacctacttttattagtgctaagttagattccaagtgtaagcagcgaataacagatttgttaaaagaatataaagattgttttgcttgggattatactgagatgcccggattagaccgatcgatagttgaacatcggttacctatcaaatctggatttcggccacatcagcagccagcgcgccgatgcaaccctaatgtacttcctgacattaaggccgaaataactaaattaattgaagcaaagtttattcggcaatgtcgatacgcagagtggatctctaatgtggttcctgtttataagaaaaatggaaaacttcgtgtttgtattgatttcaggaatctcaacaaagccacaccaatggatggctatccaatgccgattgctgatttgttgattgatgctgcggctggacatcaaattatcagcttcatggatggtaatgcaggttacaatcaaatattcatggctgaggaagatattcccaagactgctttcagatgtccaggtcatgtggggttgttcgagtggatagtcatgacgtttggtttgaaaaatgccggtgctacttatcaaagagctatgaactttatttttcatgaatacatcggcacattagtggagatctacattgatgatgtagtgattaagtctggagatatcacagcacatttagccgatctgcgaaagatactggagtgcacaaggaagcatggattgaagatgaatcctaataaatgtgcatttggtgtatcggcaggacaattcttgggttttatagtgcatcagcggggcattgaaatcagtaggaagtctattgatgcgattaacaaggtgattgctcctgccaataagactgaattgcaatctttgatcggaatttgtatggggagttgaacagcaattagcccttgatgaaattaagaaatatttatcaaatcctccagtgctagttccacctcaacatgggaagcctttcaggttatatttgtcagctgatgatgcagttatcggttcagctcttattcaagaatttgaagggaaagaacgtgttatttattatttgagcagaagattagtggatgctgagacaaggtattcggctatcgagaaattgtgtctgtgcttatacttttcttgtatcaaattaaggcattatttgttatatgccgaatgtacggtcatatgcaaagacgatgtggtcaagtatatgttgtcgatgccgatattaagtggtagaatcggcaagtggattttagcattatcagaatttgaactacgctacaaatcaactaaggcagttaaagggcaagtgatggctgattttgtcactcagcattgtaacacggtggattctctggggattgctccctggacacttttcttcgatgggtccacatgtagtgaaggagcaggtatcggcattgtgttaatttcacctcaagggaagaagtatgagttttcattgccgattgttgctacagcaacaaacaatcaagctgaatatcaagccttgataaaagggttagaattgctgaaggagatacgtgccgatgttgttgaaatctttggtgattctatgctagttataaatcaatgggctggaagttatgaatgccgaagtgaagctttgatttcgtattatgaaagatgtttgcaattgttgaaaggatttagaggttttcgtcttgaacatatctctcgattgcataatgaggaagctaatcgactagctcagcatgcttcagggtatcagcctattcaggaagtgctaacatcggcagttgataccgatgactggaggaaagagattgtcgattatttaaaggatccacatagaaaggttgagagacgtataaggttccaagctaccaaatatgtgctcctcgatgatgaattatattatcgaactatagatggagttttacttagatgtgttagccatgatgaatcgaaaagcttgatgggtgaaattcatgaaggagtatgtggggcacatcaatcggctttcaagataaaatggatgatcagaaggaatggatactattggccgactattcttgaagattgttttaagtattttaaaggatgccaggagtgtcaaaagtttggtaatattcaaagagcgcctgcatcggctatgaatcctataatcaaaccatggccgttccggggatgggctattgatctcattggtcagatttatccgccatcgagtaaaggacataaatttatcctggttgctaccgattattttacaaagtgggttgaggcaattcctttaaaaaaggtgacatcggtcgatatgattgattttgtgaaagagcatattgtttaccgatttggtattcctcagactatcactaccgatcagggcactatgtttacatcaggagaatttgatgagtttgctgtaggtatgggaattaaaattttaaattcttctccatattatgctcaagctaatggtcaagctgaggcttctaacaaagggatcatcaaactcattaagcgcaaaattgaagaaaatcctaggaggtggcatacagtgttaaatgaagccttgtggtcatatcggatgtcatgtcatggtgcaaccaaagtaacgccttatcagttagtatatggacacgatgcagtattgccttgggaaattaaggttggctctagacgaatacgttctcaagatcagctgacagccgatgattataatactcttatgaaggatgagttggaagatgtggcgggtcatcggttaagggctttagttagtatcgaagaaaataagaaaagagtagctagatggtataacaagaaggtgaaggtaaaagagtttgccgatggagatctggtctggaaattgattttaccgattgggactaaaagttcaaagtttggaaagtggtctcctaattgggaaggtccatatcggataaatcagtctgttcctggtaatgcatatattttagaaaccctcgaaggggttgtgtttcccagagcgataaatggaaaatatttaaagaaatattaccctagtatctggatagatgcataaaagtataaagtgccgatgcaataaataagattacacgttcaacaaggattggatagctaatatcgcacgcaggcgaatctggtcggcttcctccatttccttgatatcgtcatcggcggcaccctccacaggcttgagttttttcttcatggctaaagctttgcgagcttggatatctctttcttgctgaagggtcttgatggcatcgggtagctggctttcttcttgttgggcatgagttaaggctgcctcaacTTCTCTcagttcagccaatagagccatcttccttgctgataaatctaagattttctgcttaagttcagcgcccgaagtctgcaagttgccgatgcccttgtgcttctcatcggcaatctgtttcagttgtagcatctcttctttgagttgagcctgagctgctctatcggcaatgcgctgagcggcccgttgatattgcagttggcggctttctaggtgagctgctgggaagagtacttcttcaacatcggcaggaaCCTGGCCCCGAATTGTTTTGaagattgcctttgcggggtccgagtcatctaccagttgggcggtaccttgttgtagcaagttcaggagggtttccaacttggatttagtctctgccgatattgttcccagtgcaagggaagaacttgtctcctctccatcgtcgtcagaaatatcaatggcaaaggaaaataggctgttcggggagtcttgttcctgagagagagagagggagatcagttaggggtaagtatgagtattgtaaatcaactaggctgatcggtttacctgtttcaaggcaatttcttgtgcttgactggaggaagcaacctggagtatgtcgtgtgggggatcggctgagcttgccgatgggatatcctctgtgacttcatcgatggtgggctcttgaggtatgacggccgatgacattggggcagatgtagggatcggcatagacctttgtcgttttggctgtgcttcagtatttgttgaagctttgcgttttgcttgggcatcggcaacggtggtctggggggcatcgacacttgttggttgtgaagcttggacatctggtacgtttgccgatgtacccaattgttgctgcaaaacaagtgtaagagatgatatttaacaaatgaaatgtaaagtcaagaagctacctctgaaggttcatcgaaagaagtggtgcttgatatcggcggaattgccgatgatgatccagtagcagctcttaccccctgatgattaaggttaatacagtttgtgatcggcatgagtaaaGATGAacgaggttgttaccttaaatgctttgaccaaggttgtagcggcagccgatggagtagccctggatgtagccaatttggacttggaagtgatggtcttggtacgaatcttctggtgggtcaaagcggctaaggtgggagcgttgtagccgatcagcgatgttggggaaacaggccggagattgaagggtttcccacttttgctcaccgatggtgctgggttgttaacctgttacaagagaatcggttactgatatatgaagggaaaagcagaagggagttaaaggagacttaccgcgtcgtcagggatggcgtattcagggtcgatcatgt includes these proteins:
- the LOC136528250 gene encoding uncharacterized protein, encoding MSRRHHHHHKPPSNPITTTNRLHPTGTGTSTATAEEEPMMIHSHRDDDRMRPIAHLQPNVIARLMGIDDDAVVPTPPPPKPVASAVQFQARRRQANRWKWSLQLLPHYSYRGGNDDAEYHRGSSSSSRICLHKMMVVPRSRSRPSRLRRRRHPQAWQASRAPALETSDATRPSDSDGGRSLVQAIAQENLRKQKMDRYGFGSEQSKVTQQDELPLIKNKKNAVPQGDTSEHAEAASEPAAMPDDRDLDARRDGHGHGHGHGAPAAQAQELPSHRHVIVSPG